TAGGTACATTCTAAAGAGTGACCTGCCAATCAAAGAAGTCTCAGCAATTCAGGATTGGGTTATAGAAAGAGAGCTGTTGAGTGTTCCGGGTGTAGCCAATGTGATTAGTTTTGGGGGTGAAGAGAAAATATATGAAATCAAGATCAACCCAAATGAACTTAAGAGTTTTAATTTAACTCCGTCGGATGTATTTGAAGCGGTTTCAAAATCCAATGTCAATGTAGGTGGAGATGTTATCCAACAAGGAGATCAGGCTTATGTTGTCAGAGGGGTTGGTCTACTGGACAAAATTGAAGATATAGGCAATATTACAGTCAAATTAAATGGTTCTACACCAGTATTGATCAAAAATGTTGCAGAAGTTGTAGTTTCCAATAAACCAAGGTTGGGTAAGGTCGGGTATAATGAAAATGATGATGTCGTGGAGGGGATCGTTGTTATGTTACGTGGCGAAAACCCATCCGAGGTTATTGGTAGACTGAAAGAGAAAATAGAAGAATTAAATAGCCGTACCCTCACTCAAAATATTCAAATCGAAACTATTATTGACCGTACTACTCTAGTTGATAATACCGTAAAAACAGTTTCTAAAAATATTATCGAAGGGGTATTGCTCGTTTCTCTGATCGTTTTCATCTTTTTATATAATTGGAAATCGACACTCATTGTAGCATCAGTAATCCCATTATCTTTTCTGTTTGCTATTATCATGCTGAAGTTCCAAGGTTTACCGGCCAACCTTATATCTATGGGTTCATTAGATTTCGGCCTATTACTTGAGGGAACCTTGGTTATCGTTGAAACGGTGTTTGTTGCATTAGCTACTCTTTCCCATAAAGTGGGGCCTGAAAGATTTGCTAAAATGAGCAAATTAGGGGTTATTAAGAAAAGTGCCGGTAGTGTCGCATCTTATATCTTTTTTGCGCTCTTGATTTTGATTGTCGCACTATTGCCGATATTTTCATTTCAAAAGGTAGAGGGCAAAATGTTTTCACCATTAGCTTTCACTTTAGGGTATGCATTGTTAGGGTCATTAATTCTGAGCTTGACCTACGTTCCTGCAATGTGTAAATTGCTTTTTACCAAAGGAATTGAAGAAAAGGAGAACTTTATAACTAGGTTTTTCAATAAATCAATATATGGACTTTATCGAGTGTCCTTAAAGTTTAAAAGAATAACATTAGGTGTTTTCATAGGGATTTTAGGTCTTTGTGTTATTAAATTTATGAACTACGGTTCTGAATTTTTACCGCAGTTGAATGAAGGTGCGATTTATATTCGGGCAACTTTGCCAAACAGCATTAATCTGGATGAATCGAGTCGTCTCACTAAGGAAATGAAAGGTCTGATGGTAGAATCATGCCCTGAGATTGATTTTATTTTGACCCAAACCGGTCGACCAAATGACGGTACTGATCCTACCGGATTTTTCAACATCGAATTCAACGTTCAATTAAAGGATGAAAGTGAATGGGAGCGTGGATTGGATAAAGAAGGTATAATTCAAGATCTAAGGACAAAACTAAGCCAATACCCTGGAATAAATTTTGGATTTAGCCAGCCAATACAAGACAATGTTGAAGAATATGTTGCTGGTGTCAAGAGTTCCTTGGTAATCAAAATTTTTGGAGACGATCTTTATAAACTTGAGGATTATGCCAATCAAGTTGCCGAATCTATAGGCAAAGTGAATGGAATTACCGATATCAATGTTTATAAAACATAGGATTGCCAGAATTGAGGATTCAGTTGCATGATTCAAAAATGGCCAAATATGGTGTTTTTACTCAAGATGTTCAAGCAGTAATTGCTATGACCATAGGCGGACAAGCGGCAACTAAATTCTATGAAAAAGACCGACAGTTTGATATTGTTCTTCGTTTCAATGAAGAATACAGAGATACTCCAGAAAAAATCGGGAATATCCTCATTCCAACAAGTACTGGAGAAAATATTCCATTGCAAGAAATAGCAACGATTGGTTATGTTACTGGTCCGGCGTTTATTTACAGAGAAGGCAATAGTCGCTATATCGGTGTTGGATTCAGTATCTCGGGAAGGAGACCTGGGAAGCACCATTGAGGAAGCAAAATCAGTAGTCGCACAAGATATTAAGTTGCCTAAAGAAAATTATATGGAATGGGCAGGCGAGTTTGAAAGTAAGGAGAGAGCAACCAAGCAATTGATGACGGTAATTCCTATTTCACTGGCTCTCATATTATTGTTGCTATACAGCAATTTCGGAAACATGAAAGATACTGCTATCGCTGCAATCACAATTCCATTTGCATTTATTGGTGGCTTTTTATCGCTTTGGATAACAGGAACTATTTTCGGATTTCAGCAGGGATAGGGCTCATTATTCTATTTGGTGTAAATACAATCAATGGGATTATCCTGATTGCTGTCATGAAGGATTTTCTGAAGAAGTATTCTTTGAAAGAAGCGATAGATAAGGGTGTGAAAAGCCGTATCCGTTCCATTGTGATGATTGCCTTGATGGGCTCAGTAGGATTATTGCCGGCAGCACTTTCAGGGGGAATGGGTTCAGAAATTCAGAAGCCATTGGCAATTATGATTGTAGGAGGCCTGTTGATTTGTTTGGTGCTGTCGTTTGCGGTTCTGCCAGTCGTGTTTTATTATGCTTATAGAAAGAGTAAATTGTTAGCTAATAATAATTAACTTTGCAGGCATGAAGAAAAAGGGGACTGCTATTAATAAAAAGCCAGAATTTTCGAGGCCAGTTGAGAGATATTTTTATGATTTAGATAAAACTTACGGTGAAGGAAACTATACCTTGTATGCCATATTTTTATTCCTCTCATTTTTCGCAATAATGGGTTTGATCTGGATGATTCCCTTTCCACAATTAGATTTTTTGGTAAAAATGAACGCACATACCTTTTTGAACTGGGGTTCATTTTTCATCGCAATAGTTATTTATTGCTATTTAAAACTAGCACCAACACTTTCTTATGCGGTATTGTTTACCATCGGAATCATGAGTTATTTCATCGTTCAATTGGAATATATCGAACGTGATGGTGGACCTTCAGTAGTTTTGGTTTGTTCCATTTTGGCTATCATCGGTCTGGCAGGTTTATTTTTTGCAAGCAATAACACAAAAAAAGGTGAAGCTTCATTTTTAAATCTATTGACAATTGGACCAATATGGTTGTGGTCTAAGGTATTTGATAGGTTGAAATGGAAGTATTAAAAGAGTATTTAGTATTTAGATTTTGTGCTGAATTTTAACAAATTCAGATCTAAATGACCGCTGAAGATGGAGAAACCAATCAGCGTGTTATATTTATCTCTATAAAAGTTACACCCCTACAGGGTTAAATGGCGCATTATATTTATCCCTATAATAGTTACACCCCTACAGGGTTATTTAGTGTATTATATTTATCTCTATAATAGTAACACCCCTACAGGGTTAAATGGCGATTAATGTCATTTTCTATAATAGCACAACCCCGCTAGGGGTGACACTATTATAGAAAAAAATGGCCATGCACCCCCAAAAACCCCATCGGGGTTAAATGCCGTAGGCATGAAATCTCTCTTAAATGCCGTAGGCATGTAATATCTATAGCATTAAAATCGCCTCAAAAACCAACACCATAGGTGTGGCATGTTTGTTAACTTCTGCTATAATAGTTTCACGCTGATGGGGTTATACTATTTTTTTATACCAGGTGATAAACCTGTGCACGGCGAGCCAACCCCAGAGGGGTGTAACTATTATAGAAGCGATTTTATCCCCCCTGTGCAACCCTGTAGGGGTGTAACTATAAATTCCTGTTCAATTAAATTTTAGACTCCGTGACGATCAAAATTCTTGTAAATCTCCCTGTACAAAAAAAGAAAGGTTTCACCCAACGCAATGCCCGGCGCTTAGACTTGCGCTAGCTAAGCTTAAGATGGTTGGTGGGGACACCAACCATTGCCTTCGTGAAAACACCGACCATGGCAGAAAAAGTTCACCATTCCCTTATTTAATATCCTTTAACCGATAAATAATTTTGGCAATATCAGTATTGTCCAAAAATCCCTGAAAATTTTCCGCTCCTGGGCCAAATGCCATAAGTGGTACAGGAATACCAGTATGATCCGTTGTGGCAAAATCTCCTAGCACAGTTCTGCTCGCTTGATCTGCATCCAGAATCACCAAACCTCCAGTTTCATGGTCTGAGGTTACAATAATCAAAGTTTCTTGATCTTTTTCAGCAAACTCCAACGCTTGACCAACTAATCTATCAAAACTTAGATATTCAGTTATCGTAAATCCCATAGAATTGCTATGACCGCCACCATCAATTTTAGCACCCTCAATCATCAGAAAGAAACCCTTGGAATGGTCCTTCTGCAGAAAATTAATGGCAGGATTTAGAGCATGTTCTATAAACCTGTAAGAAGTTTTGATTTTAGATTGATTTTGGTCCAGCTTATTCCATTTATGGTCAACCTGATCTTCTTGAAAAATCAATGCTCTTTTTCCAGGGATCTTGGATAATTCATCTAAAGATGTTTCAATCTTGAAACCTTTGTTTTCTAAAGAAGTCACCAATGCTTTATTATCTTTTTCAAAAGCACTGTTTTTCCCACCTATAATCAAATCGAGATTAGAGTTGATTAAATCATTTGCAATACTATCAGACTGATCTCGCTCGCTCACATGGGTATAGAATGCAGATGGGGTGGCACCTGTAATTTCGTCGTTCGAGATTATTCCAGACCGCATTCCCAATTCTGCTAATCTGTCCGGTATATTTGCTACTTTATTACCCATACTGTCAACACCAATATGCCTGTTCTTGGTTTTTGAACCTGTTGCTATTGCGCTGCCACCTGCTGCAGAATCTGTATGATAATTGTCTGTAGGTTGGGTTTTTAAATAACAAGTATGAGGCATATTCAAAACGTTAAGCTTGCCATTATTTGCCATAGCTGCTGCCCATAGTTGAGATAACCCTGCTCCATCACTGATCAAAAGGATAATATTTTTTGGTTTTAAACCTGTTTTGAACTTAGTTTTTATCTCGTAAGGCGTGTATACACTTTCCTCTTTATACGATTCCTTTGGATAATTTATTAGGAATTCGCTCAATTCAAAAGGTTTATCAGTATTTATATAGTCTATTCCAATTTTTGGCCACTCATACCAGGTGGTTTTGGTGTCAGGAGATGCCCAAAAGCGAATCTTTTTCCCTAACCTATGTACAGAATCAACTTTCGTTTTTATAATTTTTAGGTCCTTATCCGTAAGTCTTCCAAGTCCATTCCATTTTGACAATGAACCAAAGGATACACTGATCAAGCCAATTCTCTCCAGTTGGGCAGGGCTGTAGTTTTCACTTAAATTACCGTCGAAATAGAAAATATCATCATACTTAGGGAAATCCTCAGCTTTAGGCCTATTCCCACTAATGAGTAATTTGACAGCTTTTGGATTATTCTTACTGTCAAACAATTCCCTGTGAGGCTTTAATAATTTTGTTAAATGGTCCAAGATTGGAGCACCTTCCGTCTTTGGATCAATCAATAATTGAAGTTGGCCTTGGTTTGGATACAAAAATCCATCTTCACTATGTTTATAGGCTTCTAAAATTGGTTCTAAATAGAGCTTAGTAAAGGTTCTATCTTTAGTTATTTCATGTGGGTCATGAGCCACATAAAGTTCACCATCCTTCAAAAACAAATCCACCTCAATAGAACCAAAACCTAATCCGTATGCCTGTTTAAAAGGATTATTTCTAGTATAATCATTATGAGAATGAGCATTAGGCAGGTAGGCAATGGGTTTTATCTGTCCATAAGTTATTCCAGAAAACAGTAATACAGCAGGTAATAGAATATTATAAAATCGGATGTTCATAAACATGTAGTTTAGGAGAGTTTGTATATGTTGTAAATCGTTAATAAAATAGTAATAGATTTGGCTAAATTATAATTCAACTATTATTGATTTATTACTTTTATATTAGCTTTTGATAAACTAATAGTTTTATAATAATTCATATTTGATTTACCTATTTCAAATCCGATGAAGGATCTTCAATACCCACTACATTTCACATTCCGTGTCACCAGCCTAGCGAATGATTTTTCTGCAAAAGATGCCAATGGCAACAGTATTTATTACGTTCGCGAAAAAATCTTTACTTGGCGAGATCATATTATGGTATATAGGGATGAAAGCAAATCAGAATTACTTTATGAATTAAAGTCAAACAAACTTATTGATTTCCAACAGACATTTACGATAACTGACCATACAGGTAAAGTGATTGGGAAGGTGAGACGTAAATCTATCAAATCCCTTTGGAGATCAACCTTCAATTTAATGGACCCAGAAGATAAATTGGATCATACCATAAAAGAGAAAAATCCTTGGGTAAAAATGTGGGATGGTTTGTTTGGAGAATTGCCTCTCGTTGGCATGTTGTCAGGCTACTTTTTCAATCCATCTTATATATTGAGAAATGACCAGGATGAACCCATGTTTGAAATCAACAAAGAGCCTTCATTTTTCGGTAGGAAATTTACCGTTCAAAAATTAACTAACGCACCTGTTGATGATGAACGTTTCGTACTCAGCTTGATGTTAATGGTCTTAATGGAAAGGGATAATGGATAAAAAAATCCCTTATAATGACTATAAGGGATTTCAAAACCTATATATAGATTAACTTTTATTTTTAAAGATGGAATAGGTAAACTTTACTTTACCATTCTCATCTTCTTCTTCCTTTTCTTTAATGGCGCCAATTTTTCCCAAAGCCATCTGCGAACGGATATTTTCAGATGCAACATGGAAAATAACCTTGTCCAGCTTTTCAAAGGCAAAATCCATCATTAGATTTTTAATGGATTGATTGTATTCACCACCCCAATATTTCTTTCCCAAGAAAGTGTAGCCAATAGCAACAGATTTCTCGTGTCTGTCGTATTGATAGAATGAGGTTGCACCGATTACCTGTTCTGTTTTAGCATCTAAAATCAAGTAGGGGATATCGGTATCGATTAATTTTTGAAAAATATCTTGTAAATCCTACAGGCGTATAGCGTGTAGTGTCCGGGTGCTGGGCCAAATCTCTGGGTCCGATGCAGCGGCAAATACCCATTCATAATCGTTTTTGATCATGGGTATCAATTTTACCAAGTCGTTGCTAAGAGTCTTTCTTCCAGCATAACATTTATTTTATGATACGTTTGATTTTATTGGATTTCTTAATCCATTTATGGACAGCTTCATAATCCTCTTTCTCGATTTTATCATAAATGTGCTGAAGCTGTTTGATATGTTCTTCCAATACCTCCAATACATTGGTTCGGTTTTTGTTTAAAGATTGGTGTCCACATATCAGGTGATGACTTTGCAAGACGAACTGTGGATTGAAAACCCGATCCTGCAAGTTCAAAAATCCTGCCCTGCGATTTTTCTTTCTCTAATACTGTCAAAGCTAAAGCAAAAGATGTTAAGTGCGAGATATGAGATACATAAGCTGTATGCATATCATGCTCTTCTGCAGTCATAAATGAGGTCTTCATCTCAAGTTGTTCTGTAACTGCATCTGCCAATTCAAATGCATCCTCATCAGAACGGAAAGCCTCAACATATACCATCATTTTATCTTTGAATAAATCTGGAATTGCTGCTTCCGGACCTGAATATTCGGTACCAGCCATGGGATGGGCTGCTACATATCTGCCTCTATTTGGATGGTCCTTTATTAAGTTCAGGATATTGGATTTTGTAGACCCCATGTCAATTATTACTTGGTCGGTTGCTACATCAAGTAATTTGGGCAATAAGGTCATGATGGCATCGACAGGCACAGTCAATACAATAACCTTACATGATTTCATGGCATCCTCCAAAGATTGGATTTCATCCACTAAATCAAGCTGCAATGCTTTCTTTTGATTTATCTCACTTTTCTCGACACCTATTATTTTATCGAAAAAGTTAGTTTGTTTAAGTCGGATACCGATTGAACCACCAATCAAACCTATCCCGACAATTGCTATATTCATTTTAAATACAATTCAATTAAATTAAAAATTTGCAGATCGAAAGTTATAATGATTTTTTAATTCTTTCAATCGCAAGTTCATACACTTCTACCTTGGCACATAAGCTGATGCGGATATATTGTTCTCCCTCAGATCCAAAAATCCCTCCCGGCGTAATAAATACATGCGCATTATAAAGAATATTATCGCAAAGTTGATATGAATTTTCATATCCTGCAGGGATTTTGGCCCAAACGAACAATCCTACTTGATTTTCGTCGTAGCTGCAGTTCAACAGATTCATGATTTCAAAAACCTTATTTATACGCTTACGGTATTCTTCATTCAATTCCGTGTACCACGATTTATCCAAGGATAAAGCTGTTGCAGCAGCTAATTGCATAGGTAGAAACATTCCTGAATCCATATTGCTTTTGAATCGCATGATCTGGCCAATACGTTTTTCATCCGCTATCAACATGCCAATTCTCCAACCGGCCATATTTGATGATTTACTCAACGAATTAAGTTCTATAGCTACATCTAAAGCTCCAGGAACTTCCATGATACTTTGTGGACTATCATTTAAGATAAAACTGTATGGGTTATCATGGCATATCAATATTTCATGCTTTTTTCCGAATGCTATAATTTTTTCAAAAAAATCACGGTTGGCTAAGGCACCAGTCGGCATATGCGGATAATTGATCCACATAAGCTTCACTTTTGATAGGTCCATCTGTTCCAATTGGTTAAAATCTGGCAACCAATTGTTCTCGAGTTTTAGATCATACGTTAATGGTGTTGCACCAGTGATCGTAACCGCACTTGAATAGGCTGGGTAACCAGGATTTGGAATCAAAGCATAGTCACCCTCTTGAAGGTAGGTCATACAGATATGCACTATACCTTCTTTAGAACCAATAAGTGGTAATATTTGTGTGTCTGGATTTAGATTAACGCGATAATATCGACGATACCAATCCGCCATAGCCGTTCTAAGAGCAGGTGCTCCTTTATAACTTTGATAGCCATGAGTAGTTGGTAATGCTGCCTGCTCTTGAAGTGTTTTAATCACTTCTGGATGAGGAGGTAGGTCAGGACTTCCGATGCCAAGGTTAATTACTTGAGCACCATTCCTGTTCATTTCATCGATTTCTCTCAACTTCTTCGAAAAGTAATATTCTTCTGTTCGTTGAAGCCTTTTCGCTACTTCTATTTCCATTTTTTAATTTGATTTGGCGATAAAATTATAAAAACTTAATGGTTTTATTCCAATTATGACAAATAATAAAGCTCATGATTGAATAATTTATGAAGTAACCTGTTGTTTAACTCTTTAGGTTTCGGCATTAGGAACTCAGCCATTTCCAAGCAACCCCTCGAAAGTAATTATTAGGAAAATTTTGGCTACATGAATATTTTGATAAATATCTTGTAAACAATTTCTCCATTATTAAATATTCTCAACTATAGAAATACATTTGATACTTATTTTTATTGAAATATTGCTTATATAAGCTTAAATTGAGCAATAAAAATAAATTATTATAAATTATTATTCTTTGTGAGAAAAAATGTATAATTTATAATTCAAGTTTTGCATGATAAAAACAAAAAGATTAAAATTAATTTTAAAGAAAATAATATTTAATGATATAAAAGTGTATTTTCGTTTTAAGGTTAGTTTAATGTTTATAAGTGTAAAATATTTTCTTTAATTTTTAAATCCCATGAAAGTATCTGAATTATCTGGTGTAAAAGAGATCGCCCGCCGGGCGAATGTTTCCATAGCTACAGTTGATAGAGTTTTGCATAACCGTACCGGTGTTGCGCAAAAAACGAAAGAAAAGATATTGTCTATCATTAAGGAGATGGATTATAAGCCGAATATTTTAGCAAAGCGATTAGCTTCAAAGCGCGTATATAAATTTGGAATCTTAATTCCAAAGGAATGTTCAGAAGCTGAGTATTGGAATGCTCCAGTTTCCGGAATCCAAGAAGCTCTGTCGGAATTTGGTGATTTTGGTGTTGATCTTCGATATTATTTTTTTGATCGGGATGACAGAGAAAGTTTCCTGGCAAAAAGTGATGAATTGCTCAAAAAGCATATCGATGGTGTAATCGTAGCTCCCATTTTTCTCAACGAAACAAAAGATTTTGCAGCTAAATGCACAGAAAAGCGTATTCAATTCGTGTTTATCGAATCACAAGTGCCTTCAGTACATCCCTTGAGTTATATTGGTCAAGACATCATACAATCTGGAAGGGTAGTGGCTCACCTGTGTAAATACCTGATCCAACCCAAAGATGAAATCTTGGTGTTGAATGTTGCCAAAGAAAAAGATATATCAAACCACTTGGAAGAAAAAATCAGAGGATTTGAACAATTTTTTATTGATACCAGCTACCAATGTTCTATAAAAAGTTTCAATGTAGAAATTGCAGACGATGAAGAGATCACAGCTTTTATGGAAGATTATTTGAATCATCAACAGCCCAAATTAATCTATGTTACAAATTCTAGAGCCTATCTTGTTGCTAAATATTTAAAAGATAGGGGCTTAAACCATATTAAGCTTGTAGGAAATGGATATCATACCCGAAACATTGATTTTTTAAAAGAAGGATATATTGACTTCTTGATATGCCAAAAACCCCTAGAACAAGGTTATAAAGCCTTTTTGGCACTCTATGAATATTTTATCGCAAAAAGGAAAGTGATAAAATTACAATATATGCCTATCGATATTGTAACCAAGGAAAACTATATATACTATGAAAATTGATTCTAATAGTGAAATGAACTTATTGGAGAATTGATGATAGTATGCCCATAAGCATCCTTACAACGGTGTTTTTTGTCCGCTAAATTGACATTTATTTGCAACAATTTGATGCATGGCTGGATGAAAAACACCATAGGTTACAATTTTTCTTACATTTGTAATCTTAGTAATCTGCATGAAGACATACTTTAGACTTCTTTCGTTCGCGAAACCAATTGAAAAATATGCTATTCCTTATATCATATGTACTTTGATAATGGTGGTGTTCAGCACCTTGAATTTAGCTCTATTAGCACCATTATTAAACACTTTATTTAATTCTCAAGATACAGTAATCGAACCGGTCTCTAAGCCGGAAAACCTAACTGATATTATGGGGTATTTTAATTATTTCGCCTATGATCTTAATGATCGCTTAGGCCCATACGATGCCCTAAAATATATCTGTATTGTTATTGTTGCTTCGGTTTTTGTAAGCAATTTATTCAGGTATCTTTCTCAAAGAATAATGGAAAACTTAAGGATTCATACTTTATTGAATCTGAGAAAATCTGTTTTCAATAATGTAATGAACTTACATCTTGGTTATTTTTCAAATCAAAGAAAAGGGGATATTATCTCTAAAATTGCATCTGATGTACAGGTTGTGCAATTTTCAGTTACAGGGACCTTACAAGTAGCATTTAAAGAACCGTTACAGTTGATTGCATACTTGGTTATGCTATTTATTATATCTGCTAAATTAACCTTGTTCTCCTTATTGGTTATTCCTGTTTCAGCATTTTTTATTTCCAAAATTGTTAAGACGCTGAAACAACAAGCCCAACAAGGACAACGTATTTATGCAAATATGATAACCTTATTGGAAGAAGCACTTTCTGGAATTAAGATTATCAAATCGTTCAATGCAGTTGATTTTATCAAAGGAAGATTTAATGCTGAGAATGATGAATATGCAACCGTAAATAGGAGAATGGTTCGTAGACAACAGATGGGATCACCAGTTTCGGAGCTGTTAGGTGTAGGTATGGTGGCGGTAATCTTGCTGTATGGTGGTCACTTAGTGTTAAGTGGTCAAGGAGATCTTGAGGCTTCTGAGTTTATAGCATACATTGCCATATTTTCACAAGTGATGAGACCGGCTAAAGCTCTTACCGATGCTTTCAGCAATATCCACAATGGTATAGCTGCCGGTGAAAGAGTATTGCAGTTGATCGATGAGAAAAATCAAGTGGCAGATAAACCGAATGCATTTGAAATCAAAAAATTTGATGACAAAATCGAATTCAACAATGTGTCATTTGCCTATGAAGATAATGACGTTCTGAAAAACATCAATCTTACGATCGATAAAGGTGAAACAGTAGCACTAGTTGGTCCTTCCGGAGGTGGTAAATCCACGTTAGTGGACTTAATTCCACGATTTATGGACGCTACTACTGGTGAGGTTTCAATCGATGGAATAGATGTCAAAGATCTTCAACAGGAATCTCTTCGTAAAATAATCGGGGTAGTCAATCAAGAGTCTATTTTATTTAACGATACTATTTTCAACAATATAGCATTTGCCAATTCTGAGGCTACGGAGGAGCAGGTTATACAAGCTGCTAAGATTGCAAACGCACATGATTTTATCATGGGTACGGAGCATGGTTATCAGACGAATATCGGAGACAGAGGTTCCAAATTATCAGGAGGTCAGCGTCAGCGAATTTGTATTGCTCGAGCAGTGCTCAAAAATCCACCTATTATGCTGTTGGATGAAGCGACTTCAGCTTTGGATACAGAGTCAGAGCGTCTGGTTCAGGATTCATTATATAAGTTAATGGAGAACAGGACGACGGTTGTTATTGCACACCGACTGAGTACGATTCAGAATGCCGACAAGATTATCGTTCTTGAAGCAGGCAGGATTGTTGAGGTAGGTTCACATTTGGGCTTGATAGCTCAAAACGGTCTATACAAAAGACTGATTGATATGCAGCAATTTGTAGAAGCATAGCGACTGTTAAATTTAGCTTTTTCGGCTATGTTTTCCTACATTTGTATAGTAAGGAAGCGAAATGGAAGCAACAGAAAAATTAGCGTTTTTAATAAACGACAAGAATCTATCAGAAGAGTTAAAGCTAATTGCTGAGAAGGTCCTTAATAGTGAGCGAATTACATTTGATGAAGGAGTTTACCTTTATGAAAATGCAGAATTGGGCTATCTAGGCGTATTAGCAAATTATATCAGAGAGAAAAAACACGGAGATTACACTTACTTCAATCGTAATTTCCATATTGAACCCACCAATGTTTGTGTTTATGACTGTAAATTCTGTTCATATTCCAGATTAATCAAGAATCGTACGGAGGGTTGGGAAATGGATGTCGATGGAATGATGGACATCGTCAAAAAATATGATGGGGAACCAGTAACTGAAGTCCACATTACA
The Sphingobacterium daejeonense genome window above contains:
- a CDS encoding prephenate dehydrogenase, whose product is MNIAIVGIGLIGGSIGIRLKQTNFFDKIIGVEKSEINQKKALQLDLVDEIQSLEDAMKSCKVIVLTVPVDAIMTLLPKLLDVATDQVIIDMGSTKSNILNLIKDHPNRGRYVAAHPMAGTEYSGPEAAIPDLFKDKMMVYVEAFRSDEDAFELADAVTEQLEMKTSFMTAEEHDMHTAYVSHISHLTSFALALTVLEKEKSQGRIFELAGSGFQSTVRLAKSSPDMWTPIFKQKPNQCIGGIGRTYQTASAHL
- a CDS encoding efflux RND transporter permease subunit codes for the protein MPELRIQLHDSKMAKYGVFTQDVQAVIAMTIGGQAATKFYEKDRQFDIVLRFNEEYRDTPEKIGNILIPTSTGENIPLQEIATIGYVTGPAFIYREGNSRYIGVGFSISGRRPGKHH
- a CDS encoding GNAT family N-acetyltransferase, whose amino-acid sequence is MFQKLIDTDIPYLILDAKTEQVIGATSFYQYDRHEKSVAIGYTFLGKKYWGGEYNQSIKNLMMDFAFEKLDKVIFHVASENIRSQMALGKIGAIKEKEEEDENGKVKFTYSIFKNKS
- a CDS encoding efflux RND transporter permease subunit, with the translated sequence MKKFVQNIVTFSLRNTTFILFATLALLFGGIYALKHTAIEAFPDVTNTRARIITQWPGRSAEEVEKLVTLPISKEMNSIPRKSNIRSISLFGLSVVTVQFEDGVEDFYAQQYASNKLGGVELPEGTSVSIEPPSGATGEIFRYILKSDLPIKEVSAIQDWVIERELLSVPGVANVISFGGEEKIYEIKINPNELKSFNLTPSDVFEAVSKSNVNVGGDVIQQGDQAYVVRGVGLLDKIEDIGNITVKLNGSTPVLIKNVAEVVVSNKPRLGKVGYNENDDVVEGIVVMLRGENPSEVIGRLKEKIEELNSRTLTQNIQIETIIDRTTLVDNTVKTVSKNIIEGVLLVSLIVFIFLYNWKSTLIVASVIPLSFLFAIIMLKFQGLPANLISMGSLDFGLLLEGTLVIVETVFVALATLSHKVGPERFAKMSKLGVIKKSAGSVASYIFFALLILIVALLPIFSFQKVEGKMFSPLAFTLGYALLGSLILSLTYVPAMCKLLFTKGIEEKENFITRFFNKSIYGLYRVSLKFKRITLGVFIGILGLCVIKFMNYGSEFLPQLNEGAIYIRATLPNSINLDESSRLTKEMKGLMVESCPEIDFILTQTGRPNDGTDPTGFFNIEFNVQLKDESEWERGLDKEGIIQDLRTKLSQYPGINFGFSQPIQDNVEEYVAGVKSSLVIKIFGDDLYKLEDYANQVAESIGKVNGITDINVYKT
- a CDS encoding pyridoxal phosphate-dependent aminotransferase, coding for MEIEVAKRLQRTEEYYFSKKLREIDEMNRNGAQVINLGIGSPDLPPHPEVIKTLQEQAALPTTHGYQSYKGAPALRTAMADWYRRYYRVNLNPDTQILPLIGSKEGIVHICMTYLQEGDYALIPNPGYPAYSSAVTITGATPLTYDLKLENNWLPDFNQLEQMDLSKVKLMWINYPHMPTGALANRDFFEKIIAFGKKHEILICHDNPYSFILNDSPQSIMEVPGALDVAIELNSLSKSSNMAGWRIGMLIADEKRIGQIMRFKSNMDSGMFLPMQLAAATALSLDKSWYTELNEEYRKRINKVFEIMNLLNCSYDENQVGLFVWAKIPAGYENSYQLCDNILYNAHVFITPGGIFGSEGEQYIRISLCAKVEVYELAIERIKKSL
- a CDS encoding alkaline phosphatase codes for the protein MNIRFYNILLPAVLLFSGITYGQIKPIAYLPNAHSHNDYTRNNPFKQAYGLGFGSIEVDLFLKDGELYVAHDPHEITKDRTFTKLYLEPILEAYKHSEDGFLYPNQGQLQLLIDPKTEGAPILDHLTKLLKPHRELFDSKNNPKAVKLLISGNRPKAEDFPKYDDIFYFDGNLSENYSPAQLERIGLISVSFGSLSKWNGLGRLTDKDLKIIKTKVDSVHRLGKKIRFWASPDTKTTWYEWPKIGIDYINTDKPFELSEFLINYPKESYKEESVYTPYEIKTKFKTGLKPKNIILLISDGAGLSQLWAAAMANNGKLNVLNMPHTCYLKTQPTDNYHTDSAAGGSAIATGSKTKNRHIGVDSMGNKVANIPDRLAELGMRSGIISNDEITGATPSAFYTHVSERDQSDSIANDLINSNLDLIIGGKNSAFEKDNKALVTSLENKGFKIETSLDELSKIPGKRALIFQEDQVDHKWNKLDQNQSKIKTSYRFIEHALNPAINFLQKDHSKGFFLMIEGAKIDGGGHSNSMGFTITEYLSFDRLVGQALEFAEKDQETLIIVTSDHETGGLVILDADQASRTVLGDFATTDHTGIPVPLMAFGPGAENFQGFLDNTDIAKIIYRLKDIK